From one Peredibacter starrii genomic stretch:
- a CDS encoding autotransporter outer membrane beta-barrel domain-containing protein: MAHKKLICLLAGCLSFSATAETLSYSGRLVNADGSPVAGPVTLFFELAYTNSTSSIKCDDTVSGVSLTNGVFHVSLDFDCSVRSGKTFEEVLYEIPSGDSLAIRVTNGSKVYSFQSIHSVPSAKFAHNLSKLNANNNEVLTWTGSKWEPKPIVGATGGTVTDISAGSGLSGGTITNSGTISIDTAGVTNTHLANGILRAKLASGTPNYVIMNDGSGALTEVAQLPLSSGGTGSNTAAGARTNLGLGSSATANIGVGAGTVLSGDVPNCLPSQKLHMNLGPMNWSCEDAVENGSIVDADVASGAAIAQSKIANLTTDLANKQNAIPVGTSDQYFRGDHSLQPLDAAVRGTTLTGLDTTAGTVTSSDSLLTAIGKLVGNVANFLLKSGGTMTGAINMGNNKITNLGTPTATTDAATKSYVDGKWVTSGSNIYSGVSGNVGIGNTSPSYKLSVAGTIESSSGGFRFPDGTTQTTAAVGAFVVIDMNGWASAPPATPNTVSTVHSYGAYGNAALKSAISGSVTFTPPASGQYLIEVDVTITATGAGNVQLGFGPAGGFLGHMAPTVNVASGSVTRYKSVLGIAGGNAAVSFMTGPNHTNGNISINNAGGTIKFYRLE; the protein is encoded by the coding sequence ATGGCACACAAGAAACTGATCTGTCTCCTTGCTGGCTGTCTGTCCTTTTCTGCAACCGCGGAAACTCTCAGCTATTCAGGTCGTTTGGTGAACGCTGATGGTTCGCCGGTAGCGGGCCCGGTTACACTCTTCTTTGAATTGGCCTACACTAACTCCACAAGTTCAATTAAGTGTGATGATACGGTTTCGGGAGTCTCACTCACCAATGGTGTATTTCATGTTTCGTTGGATTTTGATTGTTCTGTTCGCTCGGGAAAAACTTTTGAAGAAGTGTTGTATGAAATTCCATCCGGTGATTCACTTGCGATAAGAGTGACAAATGGGAGTAAGGTCTATTCCTTTCAATCTATTCACTCGGTTCCGTCGGCCAAGTTTGCTCATAATCTTTCAAAGCTAAATGCAAATAATAATGAAGTTCTCACATGGACCGGTTCTAAGTGGGAACCAAAACCAATTGTTGGTGCAACTGGTGGGACAGTCACTGACATTTCGGCCGGATCGGGTTTGTCAGGTGGAACAATCACAAATTCCGGAACAATTTCGATTGATACAGCAGGAGTGACAAACACTCATCTCGCAAACGGCATTCTTAGAGCGAAACTTGCGAGTGGAACTCCAAATTACGTCATTATGAATGATGGATCAGGTGCTCTCACTGAAGTGGCCCAGCTTCCTCTGTCGAGTGGTGGTACGGGTTCTAACACTGCGGCCGGGGCAAGAACAAATCTAGGTCTGGGATCCAGTGCGACGGCCAATATTGGAGTAGGTGCAGGAACTGTGCTCTCAGGTGATGTACCTAACTGTTTACCATCTCAAAAACTTCATATGAACTTAGGGCCAATGAATTGGTCTTGTGAAGATGCAGTTGAAAATGGCTCGATAGTTGATGCTGATGTGGCGAGCGGGGCCGCCATTGCTCAATCGAAGATTGCAAATTTAACAACTGATCTGGCGAATAAACAGAATGCTATTCCGGTGGGAACATCGGATCAGTATTTTAGAGGTGATCACTCTCTGCAACCACTGGATGCAGCGGTGAGGGGAACAACTTTAACAGGATTGGATACGACTGCTGGAACAGTGACTTCGTCTGACTCCTTGTTGACCGCGATTGGAAAACTTGTTGGTAATGTTGCAAATTTCCTTTTGAAGTCCGGTGGAACCATGACCGGTGCGATCAATATGGGCAACAACAAGATTACTAATCTTGGAACTCCGACTGCCACAACTGATGCCGCCACAAAATCTTATGTCGATGGGAAGTGGGTCACGAGTGGTAGCAATATCTATAGTGGCGTTTCAGGAAACGTCGGTATCGGAAATACTTCTCCAAGCTATAAACTTTCAGTCGCAGGAACTATTGAATCAAGTAGTGGTGGATTCAGATTTCCAGATGGAACAACACAAACGACGGCCGCTGTGGGTGCATTCGTGGTGATTGATATGAACGGCTGGGCCTCGGCACCACCTGCCACTCCTAATACGGTTTCTACTGTTCACTCATATGGTGCTTATGGAAATGCTGCTCTAAAAAGTGCGATCTCAGGAAGTGTTACGTTTACTCCGCCAGCTTCAGGTCAATACTTAATCGAAGTTGATGTTACGATCACAGCAACTGGTGCGGGAAATGTTCAGCTTGGTTTCGGACCGGCCGGTGGTTTCTTAGGACATATGGCCCCAACTGTGAACGTTGCTAGTGGTTCAGTCACTCGCTACAAATCTGTTTTAGGAATCGCCGGAGGAAATGCGGCCGTAAGTTTTATGACTGGGCCAAATCATACCAATGGAAATATCAGCATCAATAATGCTGGAGGCACCATCAAATTTTACCGATTGGAATAA
- a CDS encoding EVE domain-containing protein: MNYWLMKSEPDVFSFDDLKKRPKKTEPWNGVRNYQARNFMRDEMQVGDHILFYHSSCEVPGVYGIAKVGSKPYPDSTQFDPKSEYYDSKSTQDNPRWFLVDVTYEMDLDHHVSLEELKKHKKLEEMRLLQRGNRLSILPVTREEFDYIKKLGLS, from the coding sequence ATGAACTACTGGCTAATGAAATCTGAACCTGATGTCTTCTCTTTTGATGATCTAAAAAAACGTCCAAAGAAAACTGAACCCTGGAATGGAGTCAGAAACTACCAAGCTCGCAATTTCATGAGAGATGAAATGCAAGTTGGTGATCACATTCTTTTCTATCACTCAAGTTGTGAAGTTCCGGGCGTCTATGGAATCGCCAAAGTTGGTTCAAAACCCTACCCTGATTCAACTCAATTTGACCCAAAATCCGAGTATTATGATTCGAAATCGACCCAAGATAACCCGCGTTGGTTTCTGGTTGATGTGACCTATGAAATGGATTTGGATCATCACGTGTCGCTGGAAGAACTGAAGAAGCACAAAAAATTGGAAGAGATGAGGCTTCTTCAACGAGGTAACCGGCTTTCAATTTTGCCAGTTACCCGCGAAGAATTTGATTACATCAAGAAATTAGGTCTTAGTTAA
- a CDS encoding DUF2817 domain-containing protein, whose translation MKLHFAFSLLALSASAMANIKIQEELYVPGKNPAIVKELVDTGSVIIDHVTSEGFELYGSKGLSRYLDQKNIVHLDMKEMNDKVLADYPTSAQIGQKLQAAAAKYPQIMRLFSIGKSVRGKDLWVMKISDNPAMDEVEPEFKYISSMHGDEITGRELTVALIEEIGQKYGRDPEITNLVNNTEIFIMPSMNPDGSDMKQRANANYVDLNRNFPDMTRDTQSSPNGRQVENQAVMAFQASRQFSLSANFHGGTIVANYPWDSKYDLHPLNDLVKELSVEYAELNPEMRNSDEFPQGVTNGAAWYIVRGGMQDWSYVWHNDLQITVELSHQKWPSYSEIPNFYRNNRDSMVYFMKQIHRGAGFRINRPNVEGVVNIRSANRDLGNFAFKGSEFYKVMPDGDYTFTVQEKNATPKILNLRVQRDMIRPNGNYVQLN comes from the coding sequence ATGAAATTACATTTTGCTTTTTCGCTTCTCGCTCTCTCAGCGTCTGCTATGGCAAATATCAAGATTCAGGAAGAACTCTATGTCCCAGGGAAAAATCCTGCAATCGTTAAAGAGTTAGTCGACACCGGTTCAGTCATCATTGATCACGTAACATCAGAAGGTTTTGAACTTTATGGTTCTAAGGGACTCTCTCGTTACCTTGATCAGAAAAACATTGTTCATTTGGATATGAAAGAGATGAACGATAAAGTTCTCGCTGATTACCCAACTTCTGCTCAGATTGGACAGAAGCTTCAAGCGGCAGCGGCCAAGTATCCACAAATTATGCGTCTGTTTAGTATCGGAAAATCAGTCAGAGGGAAGGACCTTTGGGTGATGAAAATTTCTGATAATCCAGCGATGGATGAAGTTGAACCTGAGTTCAAGTACATCTCGTCTATGCACGGAGATGAAATCACAGGGCGTGAGCTTACGGTTGCTTTGATCGAAGAGATTGGCCAAAAGTATGGCCGTGATCCGGAGATCACAAATCTTGTGAATAACACTGAGATCTTCATCATGCCTTCGATGAATCCAGATGGCAGTGACATGAAACAACGTGCGAACGCCAACTACGTTGATCTCAATCGTAACTTCCCGGATATGACTCGCGATACGCAGAGTTCACCGAATGGCCGTCAGGTTGAAAACCAGGCCGTGATGGCGTTCCAGGCCTCTCGTCAGTTTTCTCTTTCAGCGAACTTTCACGGTGGAACAATCGTTGCGAACTACCCTTGGGACTCAAAATACGATCTTCACCCTCTGAACGATTTAGTAAAAGAACTTTCAGTTGAATACGCAGAACTAAATCCAGAGATGAGAAACTCAGATGAGTTTCCTCAAGGTGTAACAAACGGAGCCGCTTGGTACATTGTTCGCGGTGGTATGCAGGACTGGAGTTATGTATGGCATAACGACCTGCAAATCACAGTAGAACTTTCTCACCAGAAGTGGCCTTCTTACTCAGAGATTCCAAACTTCTATCGCAATAACCGTGATTCGATGGTTTATTTCATGAAACAGATCCACAGAGGTGCTGGTTTCAGAATTAATCGTCCGAATGTAGAAGGTGTGGTGAATATTCGTAGTGCGAATCGTGACCTAGGAAACTTTGCTTTCAAAGGTTCTGAGTTCTATAAAGTCATGCCAGATGGTGACTACACATTCACAGTGCAAGAAAAGAACGCGACTCCAAAGATTCTTAATCTAAGAGTTCAGCGTGATATGATCCGTCCAAACGGAAACTACGTTCAGCTTAACTAA
- a CDS encoding outer membrane protein assembly factor BamB family protein, translated as MKYLALLILLAACGSFKPHAPEKQTRVFNVSWSKNLDSEYVSGNLAIGLGAPRIFNDIVYMGSLDGVMTAYDLESGRVLWQHNEKTPLGGPVEFFKDHVAYGGLSGRLFVRHYLTGQLKYAIDLGAPVESAPLYFNDRMIVYLRGHQIVHMDAETGKILWVYKRAVPVTTTLQRTTKPLVLGNKIIVGFADGFVGALSLEEGLLLWETKLVEQSKFIDVDLNPLLVGGVVVTGSPSGELKAVNPDSGALFRSYGVSVAAHPLLKGEQLVLGTNDGEVILMSVGGEILKRVKVSKQPVSAVGWWKDTIIAASFDGYLRAIDPLTLKIVDEFAMGYDYSAVFSDLVINEEYMAIYSSRNRLYLFH; from the coding sequence ATGAAATATCTTGCTTTACTAATTCTTCTGGCGGCATGTGGTTCTTTCAAACCACATGCACCTGAGAAACAAACTCGTGTCTTTAATGTCAGTTGGTCCAAGAATCTAGATTCTGAATATGTTTCCGGCAACCTCGCCATCGGTTTGGGTGCTCCTCGTATCTTCAATGACATTGTCTATATGGGAAGCCTTGATGGTGTGATGACGGCCTATGATCTTGAATCAGGTCGAGTGCTTTGGCAGCATAATGAGAAGACTCCACTTGGCGGGCCAGTTGAATTTTTTAAAGATCACGTTGCCTATGGTGGCTTGTCTGGACGTTTGTTCGTTCGTCACTACCTAACGGGCCAGCTTAAGTACGCCATTGATTTAGGGGCACCAGTTGAGAGTGCGCCTCTTTACTTCAATGACCGTATGATCGTTTATCTTCGTGGCCACCAGATTGTTCATATGGACGCTGAGACCGGGAAGATCCTATGGGTTTATAAGCGTGCCGTTCCGGTTACAACAACTCTTCAAAGAACTACTAAGCCACTCGTTCTTGGTAATAAAATCATCGTAGGATTTGCTGATGGCTTCGTAGGGGCACTTTCACTAGAGGAAGGTCTTCTTCTTTGGGAAACGAAACTGGTTGAACAATCAAAATTCATCGACGTTGACCTTAACCCGCTTCTAGTTGGCGGTGTGGTAGTGACTGGTTCACCATCTGGTGAGTTAAAAGCAGTTAACCCAGACAGTGGCGCATTGTTCAGAAGCTATGGCGTTAGTGTTGCGGCCCATCCATTACTTAAGGGTGAACAACTTGTTCTCGGGACAAATGATGGTGAAGTGATTCTTATGAGCGTGGGTGGAGAAATTCTGAAGCGCGTGAAAGTTTCTAAGCAACCAGTGAGTGCTGTAGGTTGGTGGAAAGATACCATTATTGCTGCGAGTTTCGACGGATATCTCCGTGCCATTGATCCATTAACGCTGAAAATCGTTGATGAGTTTGCGATGGGCTATGATTACTCTGCGGTGTTTTCTGATCTGGTCATCAATGAAGAGTACATGGCGATTTACTCATCGAGAAATCGTCTCTATCTTTTTCATTAA
- a CDS encoding tetratricopeptide repeat protein produces the protein MSDATQTQTLEQTLNKTDLGHTLYENRKLFFGLVIAILVGVSGFLAWKKSHHHSALENSVKVFEFQNGVWADVKANKTGVPELVKAFEGLDEEIRTAPVMLPVVLEMSKYLYEKGNYAEAESILSKSGTSGNPVASFFLSMQRSVVLEKLGKLDEAIAVLEPLAQAKEAMMPAKVSLELGRLYLAKGEKAKAQTQFDYVINTFPNDEQAKLAKLYLSQLAQ, from the coding sequence ATGAGCGACGCGACTCAGACCCAGACACTTGAACAGACTCTTAATAAGACCGATTTAGGGCACACGCTCTATGAGAACAGAAAGTTATTTTTCGGCCTGGTCATTGCGATCCTGGTTGGAGTTAGTGGCTTCCTTGCTTGGAAAAAGTCTCATCACCACTCAGCTCTTGAAAACTCAGTAAAGGTTTTCGAGTTCCAAAACGGTGTTTGGGCAGATGTTAAGGCCAACAAAACTGGCGTTCCTGAACTGGTTAAAGCTTTTGAAGGTCTGGACGAAGAAATTCGTACTGCCCCTGTGATGCTTCCAGTGGTGCTTGAAATGAGCAAATATCTTTATGAAAAAGGTAACTACGCTGAGGCGGAATCAATCCTTTCTAAGAGTGGTACATCTGGTAACCCGGTAGCTAGCTTCTTCCTAAGCATGCAAAGATCTGTGGTTCTTGAAAAACTAGGAAAACTTGATGAAGCAATCGCAGTTCTTGAACCTCTGGCACAAGCTAAAGAGGCCATGATGCCTGCAAAGGTTTCTCTTGAACTTGGTCGTCTTTACCTGGCAAAAGGTGAGAAGGCAAAAGCTCAAACTCAGTTCGACTACGTCATCAATACTTTCCCGAATGATGAGCAAGCAAAACTTGCTAAGCTTTATCTTTCTCAATTAGCTCAATAA
- a CDS encoding ribosome biogenesis GTPase Der has product MSTRSMVVSIIGRPNVGKSTIFNRLMKKQHLAMTHDQPGVTRDRHYGIMTLEEAIDGEAYKEEVILVDTGGFYPDKIEIDPKKKNNIDPFFNIMADHAKLAIDESDLVLFVVDVREGLLPFDKGICDYIKSTRKPFWLIMNKFDTEKQEGDQYDFYNLGLDEENMMRVSAEHNRGFYDIRERLVKKALSFREKEVLSVASDYLQPGVKPRNDVVSSVAIIGAPNAGKSTLLNCLVGAQRALVSEIAGTTVDPIEGYIDLYFGPDVEMLSTRDNPFRKDNTEIFDELKRFQESGDVDLNISEDEEDLSEEEKKIYVEFGQTVESTFEDDASDEEVAASGDFSFDESNTGTDYYTEAEIVNEIEKNWNNPEEEVENLEHAKEVNRWRSIKIVDTAGIRKSKLVEGFIETQSVYRSLRSITESDVVLFMIDSTLGITHQDRRLIDIALEKGKSLIVCLNKIDLLKETFANEKKKKEWMQNLKDDVPWLGFCQLVTISAQKNRNINYLREALKRTIVIRNRKIPTGALNRCFLSLTEKNPVIVRKTNGVRFKVKYASMLKSSPPTFLLFSNKSQGIPENYRRYLINGLRNEFDLTNTPVHLIFRTSTDIERRMKKIEKKNAR; this is encoded by the coding sequence ATGAGCACTAGATCAATGGTGGTCTCCATCATCGGGAGACCTAACGTCGGGAAGAGTACCATCTTCAACCGACTGATGAAAAAACAACACCTCGCCATGACTCACGACCAGCCAGGTGTGACTCGTGACCGTCACTACGGCATCATGACTCTGGAAGAGGCAATTGATGGTGAAGCTTATAAAGAAGAAGTGATCCTGGTTGATACCGGTGGTTTCTATCCGGACAAAATCGAAATTGATCCTAAGAAAAAGAACAATATCGATCCATTCTTCAATATCATGGCCGATCACGCGAAACTTGCAATTGATGAATCGGACCTGGTTCTTTTCGTGGTGGACGTTCGTGAAGGACTGCTTCCATTTGATAAAGGCATCTGCGATTACATTAAATCAACTCGTAAGCCTTTCTGGCTTATCATGAATAAGTTCGACACTGAGAAACAGGAAGGGGATCAGTATGATTTCTATAACCTGGGTCTGGATGAAGAAAACATGATGAGAGTGTCAGCGGAACACAATCGTGGTTTCTATGACATCCGTGAAAGACTTGTTAAAAAGGCCCTGAGCTTCCGTGAAAAAGAAGTTCTTAGTGTTGCTAGCGATTATCTTCAGCCAGGTGTGAAGCCTCGTAATGACGTAGTTTCTTCTGTGGCAATCATCGGAGCTCCGAACGCTGGTAAATCAACACTTCTAAACTGTCTTGTGGGTGCTCAAAGAGCGCTGGTTTCTGAAATCGCAGGAACAACAGTTGATCCAATCGAAGGTTATATTGATCTATACTTCGGTCCAGATGTTGAAATGCTCTCTACAAGAGACAATCCTTTCCGTAAGGACAACACTGAGATCTTTGATGAGCTTAAGCGCTTCCAGGAATCAGGTGATGTGGATCTTAACATCTCTGAGGACGAAGAAGATCTTTCTGAAGAAGAGAAGAAAATCTATGTTGAATTTGGTCAGACTGTAGAATCAACTTTTGAAGACGATGCTTCGGATGAAGAAGTGGCGGCCTCAGGAGACTTCAGTTTCGATGAATCGAATACAGGAACGGATTATTATACGGAAGCTGAAATCGTTAATGAGATTGAAAAGAACTGGAACAATCCTGAAGAGGAAGTTGAAAATCTTGAGCACGCTAAAGAAGTAAATCGTTGGCGCTCAATTAAGATCGTAGACACGGCCGGTATTCGTAAATCGAAACTGGTTGAAGGTTTCATTGAAACTCAATCGGTATACCGCTCGCTTCGTTCGATCACAGAATCTGACGTGGTGTTGTTCATGATTGACTCTACTCTTGGTATTACTCACCAGGACAGACGTCTGATCGATATCGCCCTTGAAAAAGGGAAGTCGTTGATCGTGTGTCTGAACAAGATCGATCTGTTAAAAGAGACTTTTGCTAACGAGAAGAAAAAGAAAGAGTGGATGCAGAACCTTAAGGACGATGTACCTTGGCTTGGTTTCTGTCAGCTTGTGACGATTTCTGCTCAGAAAAACCGTAACATCAATTACCTTCGTGAGGCCCTTAAGCGCACGATCGTGATCCGTAACCGTAAGATCCCAACTGGTGCTCTTAACCGTTGTTTCTTAAGCCTTACTGAGAAGAATCCGGTGATCGTGAGAAAAACAAATGGAGTTCGTTTTAAGGTGAAGTACGCTTCAATGCTTAAATCATCTCCTCCAACGTTCCTTCTTTTCTCAAACAAGTCTCAAGGTATTCCTGAGAACTACCGCCGTTATTTGATTAATGGTCTGAGAAATGAATTCGATCTGACGAATACGCCGGTGCATCTGATTTTCAGAACATCGACTGATATCGAAAGACGAATGAAGAAGATTGAAAAGAAAAATGCCAGATAG
- the era gene encoding GTPase Era, whose amino-acid sequence MLFENQHPHNKAIMIAVLGKPNVGKSSFINHLLGFDLTIVSSKPQTTRNQFHCAFTIDRTEVVMVDTPGVHSTSQELNRRMNGQAQMGSEGVDINFVLVDLTTNILGEFKDFLKNFEAPLSRTWIIFTKADLVKKEELNLGETLVKMQELCPSIEKHFIISSKDGHNIHELTGAIQDAAPSAMHLYPGGDASNMNERFFATEYIREQAFRLLKEELPYEIAVVIDEYKDVRKKDEDAAPEAHISASILVNRPSQRAIVVGRGGSIIKEIGMNARKKIEAMTGGKVHLNLHVKVSPKWMTNNYVLDEIGLPRTQKSARVWRKK is encoded by the coding sequence ATGCTATTTGAAAACCAACACCCGCATAACAAAGCGATTATGATCGCCGTACTTGGAAAACCAAACGTTGGAAAAAGTTCCTTCATTAACCATCTCCTTGGTTTTGATCTTACAATCGTAAGCTCTAAGCCTCAAACAACTCGTAACCAGTTCCACTGTGCTTTCACAATTGACCGCACAGAAGTGGTAATGGTGGACACTCCGGGTGTTCACTCAACTTCTCAAGAACTTAACCGTCGTATGAATGGTCAGGCCCAAATGGGTTCTGAAGGTGTCGACATTAACTTCGTGCTGGTTGACCTAACAACAAACATCCTTGGCGAGTTCAAAGACTTCCTTAAAAATTTCGAAGCACCACTTTCTAGAACCTGGATCATCTTCACAAAAGCTGATCTGGTTAAAAAAGAAGAGCTTAACCTGGGTGAGACTCTGGTTAAGATGCAGGAACTTTGTCCATCAATTGAAAAGCATTTCATTATCTCTTCAAAAGACGGCCACAATATTCACGAGCTAACTGGTGCCATCCAGGACGCAGCTCCAAGTGCTATGCACCTTTATCCAGGTGGAGACGCTTCGAACATGAACGAGCGTTTCTTCGCCACTGAATACATCCGTGAGCAGGCCTTCCGTCTTCTTAAAGAAGAGCTTCCTTATGAGATCGCAGTTGTAATTGATGAATATAAAGACGTACGTAAGAAAGACGAGGACGCTGCTCCTGAAGCTCATATTTCAGCTTCAATCCTTGTGAACCGTCCTTCTCAGCGTGCGATTGTGGTTGGCCGTGGTGGTTCAATCATTAAAGAAATTGGCATGAATGCCAGAAAGAAAATTGAAGCGATGACTGGCGGTAAGGTTCACCTTAACCTTCACGTAAAAGTATCGCCGAAATGGATGACAAATAACTACGTGCTGGATGAGATCGGTCTTCCTAGAACGCAGAAATCTGCCCGCGTGTGGAGGAAAAAATAA
- the rnc gene encoding ribonuclease III: MSRPRLHQLLNELYTSKEATLIHQVLLHEDFQIFMTKHSLKMPLKELSQAFTHTSFSHEFNVPHQEQMEFLGDAVLQLILTDELYRRFPEEKEGRLSKLRSAMVNEKVLANIASGLGLNELIIVGKGEYKKGLYEQATVLADTFEALLAQVYRHHGLEFAKTLYLGWLNQFVPTAFDAGFLDDFDAKSKLQEKSLALYKKLPRYTAEQKGDEFEITLWINDEVTARGVFSSKKIGERELASVVLKKGNI; the protein is encoded by the coding sequence ATGTCACGGCCTCGCTTACATCAACTTCTGAACGAGCTCTACACTTCGAAAGAAGCAACGCTCATCCATCAGGTTCTTCTTCACGAAGATTTTCAGATTTTCATGACCAAGCATTCCTTGAAGATGCCGCTGAAGGAATTGTCTCAGGCCTTTACTCATACTTCATTTTCTCATGAGTTCAATGTTCCTCATCAGGAGCAGATGGAATTTTTGGGAGATGCGGTTCTTCAGTTAATTCTAACTGATGAGTTGTACCGTCGTTTTCCAGAGGAAAAAGAAGGAAGGCTTTCGAAATTAAGAAGTGCCATGGTGAATGAAAAAGTTCTCGCCAATATCGCAAGCGGTTTAGGTTTGAATGAACTCATCATCGTTGGGAAGGGTGAATACAAGAAAGGTCTGTATGAACAGGCGACTGTTCTGGCCGATACTTTTGAAGCGCTTCTTGCTCAGGTTTACCGTCACCACGGTCTGGAGTTCGCAAAGACTCTTTACCTTGGCTGGTTAAATCAATTTGTACCAACTGCTTTTGATGCCGGTTTCCTGGATGATTTTGATGCTAAATCAAAACTTCAAGAGAAGAGCCTGGCACTTTATAAAAAGCTACCTCGTTACACCGCTGAACAAAAAGGTGACGAGTTTGAAATCACTTTGTGGATCAATGATGAAGTGACGGCCCGTGGAGTATTTAGCTCCAAGAAAATCGGTGAAAGAGAACTCGCTAGCGTTGTATTAAAGAAAGGAAATATTTAA
- a CDS encoding Crp/Fnr family transcriptional regulator yields MAKELFLVANQILLREGEHSNSMYWLQKGQLIVTKQRGKEEIVLGHIYSGELVGEISFLDHEARSATVKAVTPCELIEIPQETIDGIFKSHPKWLEILVKTLAERLRKANARIKI; encoded by the coding sequence ATGGCCAAGGAGCTCTTCTTAGTTGCCAACCAAATCCTGCTTCGAGAGGGTGAACACTCAAACAGCATGTATTGGCTGCAAAAAGGTCAACTGATTGTGACCAAGCAGCGTGGAAAAGAAGAGATTGTTTTAGGTCATATTTATAGTGGTGAACTGGTGGGAGAGATTTCTTTCCTGGATCATGAGGCCCGAAGTGCTACTGTGAAGGCAGTGACTCCTTGTGAATTAATTGAAATACCCCAGGAGACCATCGACGGTATCTTCAAATCACATCCAAAATGGTTAGAGATTTTAGTAAAGACATTGGCCGAACGTCTCCGCAAGGCCAATGCTCGAATCAAGATCTAA